One stretch of Pelmatolapia mariae isolate MD_Pm_ZW linkage group LG3_W, Pm_UMD_F_2, whole genome shotgun sequence DNA includes these proteins:
- the plin2 gene encoding perilipin-2 — protein sequence MATAEVIPAQSVVERVASLPLVSSTYGLVSSVYSSTKDNHPYIKTVCEAAEQGVRTITSVALTTASPIIDKLEPQIAMANDLACKGLDKIEKTLPILHQPSEQIVSNAKDVVTTAKDVVTGTVSGAKGTVSDTLTSVVEKTRGAVHGGVDKTKAVVNGSMSTVLESRVARLISSGVDTALSTSESLVEQYLPMTEAELELEAKTVKSCDNKEPSYYVRLGSLSTKLRKRAYSRAVVQIRDSKQRCMEFISELNSTVDLIEVGRKNIDSANQMVNKKLNSLVAWKSSSPNQENCHEAEVIESRTLTLARSLTQQLQTTCLVLVSSLQGLPNHIQQEALSLGHSASQVYTNFSKAKALGDLPDTVLTSSRVQLSKMKESLDNVMDYLINNTPLNWLVGPFYPRMAPEPTPIPASEDSSTYATSSSSSSTQGQREEPMEVEMESL from the exons ATGGCAACCGCTGAAGTTATTCCAGCTCAG agtgtggtggagagGGTCGCCAGCCTTCCTCTGGTCAGCTCCACCTATGGCTTGGTGTCCAGTGTGTACTCCAGCACAAAGGACAACCACCCGTACATCAAGACTGTGTGTGAGGCCGCGGAGCAAGGAGTCCGCACCATCACCTCGGTGGCTCTCACCACTGCTTCACCCATCATCGACAAGCTGGAGCCTCAGA TTGCCATGGCCAATGATCTTGCCTGTAAAGGTTTGGACAAGATTGAGAAAACCCTACCGATTCTTCACCAGCCCTCTGAGCAG ATTGTGTCCAATGCCAAGGATGTAGTAACCACTGCTAAAGATGTCGTGACGGGCACAGTGTCCGGTGCCAAGGGCACAGTCTCAGACACTCTGACCAGCGTTGTGGAGAAAACCAGGGGCGCGGTGCACGGTGGGGTGGACAAGACCAAAGCTGTCGTCAACGGCAGCATGAGCACTGTACTGGAGAGCAGAGTGGCACGGCTCATCAGCAGTGGAGTCGACACGGCCCTGAGTACATCCGAGAGTCTCGTGGAACAGTATTTGCCTATGACTGAGGCTGAGCTGG AGCTGGAGGCAAAAACTGTGAAAAGCTGTGACAACAAGGAGCCGAGCTACTATGTCCGCCTGGGCTCTCTCTCCACCAAGCTCCGCAAGAGAGCGTACAGCAGAGCCGTGGTCCAGATACGAGATAGCAAGCAGCGCTGCATGGAGTTCATTTCTGAGCTGAACTCCACTGTTGACCTG ATTGAGGTTGGCAGAAAGAACATTGACAGTGCTAACCAGATGGTGAACAAGAAGTTGAATTCCCTGGTTGCATGGAAGTCCAGTAGTCCAAACCAGGAGAACTGTCATGAGGCAGAG GTAATTGAGTCCCGCACCTTGACCCTAGCGCGTTCCCTCACCCAGCAGCTCCAGACCACCTGCCTTGTCCTCGTCTCCAGCCTGCAGGGTCTCCCCAACCACATCCAGCAGGAGGCGCTGTCCCTCGGTCACTCAGCCTCACAGGTGTACACCAACTTCAGCAAAGCTAAGGCGCTGGGAGACCTGCCAGACACAGTGTTGACCAGCAGCAGAGTTCAGCTTAGCAAAATGAAAGAGTCCCTGGACAACGTCATGGATTATCTGATCAACAACACGCCACTCAACTGGCTGGTGGGACCTTTCTATCCACGGATGGCTCCTGAGCCCACTCCCATACCAGCCTCTGAAGACAGCAGCACCTACGCCACATCCTCCAGCTCTTCTTCTACACAGGGACAGAGGGAGGAGCCCATGGAGGTGGAGATGGAATCCCTGTAG
- the cdca9 gene encoding borealin-2, with product MASRRTKNTRSVQSKEELSREMRRSKLALFIQQFEKEAQERVNELEAKMENTLATVEKVFKVELMKMPPSLQNALIGDLISEEEFLASEESIASKNEFGEVAQPRKKITSKKAKSTDSPDQSAPTHRVSAKTSKGVKETKRTRTLVCSNSTGNLIRPSVITKRTRRMASCKTNDPSPLSQSRLKLRSVVSAGDLHCSTAGSTAHITVTTAQGLMVSFSEETKDDINWDMLDDVARCQIKKLSSLIDYLSQRSGCDR from the exons ATGGCGTCGCGGCGGACGAAAAACACAAGAAGCGTGCAGAGTAAAGAAGAGCTGAGCCGGGAAATGCGGCGCAGCAAGCTGGCTCTATTCATCCAACAGTTTGAGAAAGAAG CCCAAGAACGCGTGAACGAGCTGGAGGCCAAAATGGAGAACACGCTGGCCACAGTGGAAAAAGTATTCAAAGTAGAGCTGATGAAGATGCCTCCTTCTCTTCAAAACGCCCTCATAGGGGATTTAATAAGCG AGGAGGAATTCTTAGCCAGTGAGGAATCAATAGCCAGTAAG AATGAGTTTGGTGAGGTAGCCCAGCCCCGCAAAAAGATAACCAGTAAAAAAG CTAAATCCACTGATTCACCAGACCAGTCTGCCCCAACCCACAGGGTCTCAGCCAAAACCTCAAAG gGAGTGAAGGAAACCAAAAGGACGAGGACATTAGTCTGTAGTAACAGCACTGGAAATCTCAT CAGACCCTCAGTCATAACCAAGAGAACTCGCCGCATGGCAAGTTGCAAGACCAACGACCCGTCCCCGCTGAGCCAGTCCAGACTTAAACTCAG GTCTGTGGTCTCTGCTGGTGATCTGCACTGTTCTACAGCAGGCTCTACTGCACACATCACTGTAACCACAGCACAGGGactg atggtGAGCTTTTCTGAAGAGACTAAAGATGACATTAACTGGGACATGCTGGATGACGTGGCGCGGTGCCAGATTAAGAAGCTCTCG AGTCTGATAGATTATCTGTCACAGCGGAGTGGCTGTGACAGATGA